A region from the Flavobacteriales bacterium genome encodes:
- a CDS encoding protein tyrosine phosphatase gives MSERPEKRRILFVCTVNRLRSATAHKIYENDPRFDVDSAGTDRTATVVLEEWHLEWADAVVVMEKRHRNTIRDRFPEWYEKKPIVCLCIEDIYDFMQPELVAILKDKFEDVLRRGLLGA, from the coding sequence ATGAGTGAGCGTCCCGAAAAAAGGAGAATCCTCTTCGTCTGCACCGTGAACCGGTTGCGGTCGGCGACCGCGCACAAGATCTACGAGAACGACCCGCGCTTCGATGTGGACTCCGCCGGTACGGACCGCACTGCCACGGTGGTCCTCGAAGAATGGCATCTCGAGTGGGCCGATGCCGTTGTTGTCATGGAGAAGCGCCACCGGAACACCATCCGCGATCGCTTCCCTGAATGGTATGAGAAGAAACCGATCGTCTGCCTCTGCATCGAGGACATCTATGACTTCATGCAACCGGAGTTGGTCGCCATCCTGAAGGACAAGTTCGAGGATGTTCTCCGGCGCGGGCTTCTTGGAGCTTGA
- a CDS encoding (d)CMP kinase, with amino-acid sequence MRRITIAIDGFSSCGKSTLAKQLAHHLHYTYIDSGAMYRAVALYVIENGLVTEGQLNSTALLRVLKHIHIGFKHDDGTQRSETWLDGRNVEHRIREMDVSHHVTLVSPVPEVRAKLVQLQQHMGQGGGVVMDGRDIGSVVFPQAEVKFFMTASPEVRAQRRYLELKGRGATVTLEDVLENIARRDLDDTTRAADPLIQAPDAIVIDNSDLTSEEQFDIALGRVVKVIGVVTEA; translated from the coding sequence GTGCGCCGCATCACTATCGCCATCGACGGCTTTTCCTCCTGCGGGAAGAGTACCCTGGCCAAGCAGTTGGCGCACCACCTGCATTACACCTACATCGACAGCGGGGCCATGTACCGCGCAGTGGCGCTGTACGTCATCGAGAACGGGCTGGTGACCGAAGGTCAGCTGAATTCAACGGCTCTTTTGCGGGTGCTGAAACACATCCACATCGGCTTCAAGCACGATGATGGCACGCAGCGCAGCGAGACCTGGTTGGACGGCCGCAACGTGGAGCACCGCATCCGTGAAATGGACGTGAGCCACCATGTGACATTGGTGAGCCCCGTGCCCGAGGTGCGCGCCAAGCTGGTGCAGTTGCAGCAGCACATGGGGCAGGGCGGGGGCGTGGTGATGGACGGACGCGACATCGGCTCCGTGGTCTTCCCGCAGGCCGAGGTGAAGTTCTTCATGACCGCCAGCCCGGAGGTGAGGGCCCAGCGGCGCTACTTGGAACTGAAGGGACGCGGTGCCACCGTAACGCTGGAGGACGTGCTGGAGAACATCGCCCGTCGCGATCTGGACGATACCACCCGCGCCGCCGATCCGCTCATCCAGGCCCCGGACGCCATCGTCATCGACAACAGCGACCTCACCTCCGAAGAGCAGTTCGACATTGCACTAGGCCGTGTAGTGAAGGTGATCGGTGTGGTGACGGAAGCGTAG
- a CDS encoding 4-hydroxy-3-methylbut-2-enyl diphosphate reductase encodes MRSFTIPTHYRSNLIGRLKAWRKAQDPKKKDLSPTVLDLGPVRFVFARHFGFCYGVENAIEISYKALEENPGKRIFLLSQMIHNPEVNADLESHGLRFIQDTHGQMLMDWNELTAEDIVIIPAFGTTLETEARLRAIGIDPLKHNTTCPFVEKVWKRSAQLGTQDYSVVIHGKASHEETRATFSHTAAGAPAVIVKDMAEAEELGRIILGELPATHFAERFGKKCTPGFDPAKDLARIGVVNQTTMLATETQAIADHLKQVMAKKHGEADLKNHFADTRDTLCYATNDNQDATNELLKQEADLALVVGGYNSSNTSHLVELLEHKFPTYFINGEKEILSADEIEHFNYPEQKLERTANWLPAKRPLTIILTSGASCPDTLLDRVMLKGVGFVEGVRDPLETISGFCTA; translated from the coding sequence ATGCGCTCCTTCACCATCCCCACCCACTACCGCAGCAACCTCATCGGCCGGTTGAAGGCGTGGCGCAAGGCCCAAGACCCCAAGAAGAAAGACCTCAGCCCTACCGTCCTCGACCTGGGCCCTGTGCGGTTTGTGTTCGCAAGGCATTTCGGGTTCTGTTACGGGGTGGAGAACGCCATCGAGATCAGCTACAAGGCGCTTGAAGAAAACCCAGGCAAACGGATCTTCCTGCTGAGCCAGATGATCCACAACCCGGAGGTGAACGCCGATCTCGAAAGCCACGGCCTGCGCTTCATCCAAGACACCCACGGTCAGATGCTGATGGACTGGAACGAACTGACGGCGGAGGACATCGTCATCATTCCGGCGTTCGGCACCACGTTGGAAACGGAGGCCCGGCTGCGCGCCATCGGCATCGACCCATTGAAGCACAACACCACCTGCCCCTTCGTGGAGAAGGTGTGGAAACGCAGTGCCCAGCTCGGCACCCAGGACTATTCCGTGGTGATCCACGGCAAGGCCAGCCACGAGGAGACGCGCGCCACCTTCAGCCATACGGCCGCCGGGGCGCCAGCGGTGATCGTGAAGGACATGGCCGAGGCCGAAGAACTGGGTCGCATCATCCTCGGTGAACTGCCAGCAACGCACTTCGCGGAGCGTTTCGGGAAGAAGTGCACGCCCGGTTTCGACCCGGCGAAAGACCTCGCGCGCATCGGCGTGGTGAACCAGACCACCATGCTCGCCACGGAAACGCAGGCGATCGCCGACCACCTGAAACAAGTGATGGCGAAGAAACACGGTGAAGCCGACCTGAAGAACCACTTCGCCGACACGCGCGATACCCTCTGCTACGCCACCAACGACAACCAGGACGCCACCAACGAACTGCTGAAGCAAGAGGCCGACCTGGCCTTGGTGGTGGGCGGCTACAACAGCAGCAACACCAGTCACTTGGTGGAACTGTTGGAGCACAAGTTCCCGACGTACTTCATCAACGGCGAGAAGGAGATCCTGAGCGCCGACGAGATCGAACACTTCAACTATCCCGAGCAGAAACTGGAACGCACCGCGAATTGGCTACCTGCCAAACGACCGCTGACGATCATCCTCACCAGCGGCGCTAGCTGCCCGGATACGTTGTTGGACCGGGTGATGCTGAAGGGGGTGGGGTTTGTGGAGGGGGTGCGCGACCCTTTGGAGACCATTTCAGGTTTTTGCACCGCCTGA